A genomic region of Sciurus carolinensis chromosome 7, mSciCar1.2, whole genome shotgun sequence contains the following coding sequences:
- the LOC124989375 gene encoding olfactory receptor 2H2-like, with translation MITICNDSHSDFILLGFSDQPYLEKVLFWIILVFYCLTLAGNMVIVLVFMKDPKLQIPMYFFLSNLSLLDLCFTSSCVPQMLVNFWGSEKTISYIGCAIQLYVFLWLGATECVLLVVMAIDRCVAVCHPLHYTTTMHPRVCLQLATLAWGTGLVQSLIQSPATLQLPLCSRIIDDIVCEVPALIQLSNTDTTYNETQMSISSIFLLVVPLIIILSSYDAIVHAVLRIKSNAGQKKAFGTCTSHLLVVSLFYGTVTGVYLQPKSPYAHEQAKFLTLFYTVVTPTLNPLIYTLRNKEVKGALIRLGRRTWDSQNK, from the coding sequence ATGATCACAATTTGCAATGACAGCCACAGTGATTTCATCCTCCTGGGTTTCTCTGACCAACCTTATTTGGAGAAGGTACTTTTTTGGATCATTTTGGTCTTTTATTGTTTGACACTTGCAGGAAATATGGTCATAGTTCTTGTCTTCATGAAGGACCCAAAGCTCCAAATCcccatgtatttctttctttccaacctTTCCTTGCTAGATCTCTGTTTTACCAGCAGTTGTGTGCCACAGATGTTGGTTAATTTCTGGGGTTCAGAGAAGACTATTAGCTACATTGGCTGTGCCATTCAACTCTATGTCTTCCTGTGGCTTGGAGCCACTGAGTGTGTCCTTCTTGTTGTCATGGCCATAGACCGCTGTGTAGCAGTGTGTCATCCACTGCACTATACCACTACCATGCATCCCAGAGTTTGTCTGCAGCTGGCTACCCTTGCCTGGGGAACTGGTCTGGTTCAGTCTTTGATCCAATCCCCTGCCACCCTCCAGTTACCCTTATGCTCCAGGATAATAGATGACATTGTGTGTGAAGTCCCAGCCCTCATTCAACTCTCCAATACAGACACTACCTATAATGAAACCCAGATGTCTATATCTAGCATTTTTCTCCTGGTGGTGCCCTTGATCATTATCCTTTCCTCTTATGATGCTATCGTGCATGCAGTGCTAAGGATAAAGTCGAATGCAGGGCAGAAGAAAGCATTTGGCACCTGTACATCTCACCTTCTTGTGGTCTCCCTCTTCTATGGTACCGTCACAGGTGTCTACCTTCAACCCAAAAGTCCCTATGCTCATGAACAGGCCAAGTTTCTCACCCTTTTCTACACTGTAGTAACACCAACTCTTAACCCCCTCATCTACACTCTGAGGAACAAGGAGGTAAAAGGGGCACTAATAAGATTAGGGAGGAGGACCTGGGATTCCCAGAATAAATAA
- the LOC124989638 gene encoding putative olfactory receptor 2B3, producing the protein MNWANDSSPKGFILLGFSDKPWLQMPLLVVLLISYTFTIFGNVSIMIVCILDPKLHTPMYFFLTNLSILDLCYTTSTVPHMLANICRNKKTISYGGCVAQLIIFLALGATECLLLAVMSFDRFVAICRPLHYVVIMNRWFCLRMAAFSWLTGFSNSVLQSSLTLNMPRCGHREVDHFFCEVPALLKLSCADTKPIEAELFFFSVLILLIPVTLILISYGFIAQAVLKIRSAEGRRKAFGTCGSHMVVVSLFFGTGIYMYLQPPSSTSKDWGKMVSLFYGIITPMLNPLIYSLRNKDMKEAFKRVMSRIFLYKK; encoded by the coding sequence ATGAACTGGGCAAATGACAGTTCCCCAAAAGGATTTATTCTACTTGGTTTCTCAGACAAACCCTGGCTGCAAATGCCGCTCTTGGTGGTTTTGTTAATATCATACACATTCACCATCTTTGGCAATGTGTCCATCATGATTGTGTGCATTCTGGATCCCAAActccacacacccatgtattTCTTTCTCACTAATCTCTCCATCTTAGATCTCTGTTATACCACAAGCACAGTCCCTCACATGTTAGCAAATATCTGTCGCAACAAAAAGACCATCAGCTATGGTGGCTGTGTGGCCCAGCTCATCATCTTCCTGGCCCTGGGGGCCACAGAATGTCTCCTGCTGGCTGTTATGTCCTTTGACAGATTTGTGGCAATCTGCAGACCCCTCCACTACGTCGTCATCATGAACCGTTGGTTCTGCTTAAGGATGGCGGCCTTCTCGTGGCTCACTGGATTCAGCAACTCAGTGTTGCAGTCTTCCCTGACACTGAACATGCCACGCTGTGGTCATCGGGAAGTGGaccacttcttctgtgaggtcCCCGCCCTTCTCAAGTTGTCATGTGCCGACACAAAGCCTATTGAGGCTGAGctctttttcttcagtgtcttaaTTCTGCTAATTCCAGTGACATTGATCCTCATCTCCTATGGTTTCATAGCTCAAGCAGTGTTGAAAATCAGGTctgcagaaggaaggaggaaagcttTTGGGACATGTGGGTCTCACATGGTTGTGGTGTCACTCTTTTTTGGAACAGGTATTTATATGTACCTACAACCACCTTCATCTACCTCGAAGGACTGGGGAAAGATGGTTTCTCTTTTCTATGGGATCATCACCCCCATGTTGAACCCCCTCATCTACAGCCTTAGAAATAAAGATATGAAGGAGGCCTTCAAGAGGGTGATGTCAAGAATTTTTCTCTATAAGAAATAA